The Phragmites australis chromosome 15, lpPhrAust1.1, whole genome shotgun sequence genome window below encodes:
- the LOC133893113 gene encoding protein EARLY RESPONSIVE TO DEHYDRATION 15-like, with amino-acid sequence MSTMAMASSSLNPNAPLFIPAAYRQVEDFSPEWWELVKTTAWFRDHWFRQHQLYEEEYAAADDVDVAALLPDDSLDLLDMVDTDDLFYTPDHHTKPAPGFDDLDVLRMLSLNSPGAVGAPSPRAQPWHADKPAQHVGAKGGARRVIHQPR; translated from the coding sequence ATGAGCACCATGGCCATGGCGTCCTCGTCGCTGAACCCGAACGCGCCGCTGTTCATCCCGGCGGCGTACCGGcaggtggaggacttctcgccCGAGTGGTGGGAGCTCGTCAAGACCACCGCCTGGTTCCGCGACCACTGGTTCCGCCAGCACCAGCTCTACGAAGAGGAGtacgccgccgccgacgacgtCGACGTCGCTGCGCTCCTCCCCGACGACTCCCTCGACCTCCTCGACATGGTCGACACCGACGACCTCTTCTACACACCCGACCACCACACCAAACCAGCACCCGGGTTCGACGACCTCGACGTGCTCAGGATGCTGAGCCTCAACTCCCCGGGGGCCGTCGGCGCGCCGTCGCCGCGTGCTCAGCCGTGGCACGCTGACAAGCCGGCGCAGCACGTCGGCGCCAAGGGCGGCGCCCGCCGCGTCATCCACCAGCCTCGCTAG